One window of Akkermansia biwaensis genomic DNA carries:
- a CDS encoding DNA cytosine methyltransferase, whose protein sequence is MSENKQELAYSVVSYFCGCGGLDLGFRGDFRYHDEDYKRLPFVIRAAYDYEPLCVETYNGYFGEGHAFVKDLSTVDVNSVPKAEVLIGGFPCQEFSSCGPLGGLQSERGRLYQTLITYMNKHKPMVVVGENVINLERMENGEVLKTIKTDLTNAGYKVEVWKMFAPDYGVPQRRARLFFICVRNDIHEVNGFPEIPKPRFEGKHRSIEWAIGDLVNVTDESVPNQSQYFGASRAKKGNGQGDESNKKDLPAYTIRANPKSRVQFHYSLDRRLTVRECARIQTFPDNFKFIHAKTTSISQIGNAVPPMLAYIVAKTIVNYLKTVKEERNV, encoded by the coding sequence ATGTCTGAGAATAAACAGGAGCTGGCATATTCCGTGGTTTCGTACTTTTGCGGATGTGGTGGTCTCGATTTGGGCTTTCGCGGTGACTTCAGATACCATGATGAAGACTACAAGCGATTACCATTCGTAATCCGAGCGGCATACGATTATGAGCCGCTTTGTGTCGAGACTTATAACGGTTATTTCGGAGAAGGACATGCTTTCGTCAAAGATCTTTCCACGGTTGATGTGAATTCTGTTCCGAAAGCGGAGGTACTTATTGGTGGTTTTCCTTGTCAGGAGTTTTCTTCTTGTGGCCCTTTGGGAGGTCTACAGTCTGAGCGAGGGAGACTGTATCAGACGCTTATTACATATATGAATAAGCATAAGCCCATGGTTGTTGTGGGTGAAAACGTCATTAACCTTGAGCGTATGGAAAATGGAGAGGTATTGAAGACCATTAAGACCGATCTCACTAACGCTGGGTATAAAGTCGAGGTTTGGAAGATGTTCGCTCCTGACTATGGAGTTCCACAGCGTAGGGCGAGATTATTCTTTATCTGTGTAAGGAATGACATTCACGAAGTAAATGGATTTCCTGAAATTCCAAAGCCTAGATTTGAAGGGAAGCACAGGAGCATTGAGTGGGCTATAGGTGATTTGGTCAACGTAACAGATGAAAGTGTACCAAACCAGAGCCAATATTTCGGTGCTTCCCGCGCGAAAAAGGGCAATGGGCAAGGCGACGAGAGCAACAAAAAAGATTTGCCTGCCTATACAATTCGGGCAAATCCAAAGTCGAGAGTTCAGTTCCACTACTCGTTGGACCGAAGGCTGACCGTTCGTGAGTGTGCGAGGATTCAAACGTTCCCCGATAATTTTAAGTTTATTCATGCCAAGACAACAAGCATCTCTCAAATAGGGAATGCGGTACCACCAATGCTTGCGTATATAGTGGCAAAGACCATAGTGAATTATCTGAAAACTGTGAAAGAAGAAAGAAATGTGTAA